CCTTTAACCTATTTCTACGGGTTTTCCTCTGTAAGCAACTGTGACTTTTTGGAACAGCTTTACCACGTCAAGTGAGCAGAACAGGAACTTGGTGAGGTACTCATGCTGGTAAATTATCATCTGGGCTTTTACGGGCAAGTCAATTCGTGGCGGTTCGAAGCGGCGGGCAACGCTTTCAATGGTTAAGCCTTCGGTTTTTATGTCTGTGTCTTGCATGCCTACTTTTTTGGCGACGTATCCAAGGTAGGTTTCTTTCCAGTTGAGTTTCATGATTTTGGTGGCGACAATATCTGTTGCGAACGCGTCGTTGCCTGTGAGGATGAGCCCCATTTGGACGGGGTTGCCTTTGGTTGGTCCGTTGCCCTCGATTGCGGTTCGAGCGTCCATGATGGTTAGTGCGGGTTTAAATGTGGTGTAAAGGCGATAGAAAACCTCAGGCAGATACGGATGCAGGTAGATGCGACGGTTGCTGGGAATGCAACCAAACAAGTTTTTGAGGGCTCCACTGTAGGCTGCGAACTCATGCGTTTTCATCAGAGGCAAGTCCACGACGGCGTCGGCGTCAAGGATTGTTTTGGGCAGATACAACTCTTTAAGTGCCGTTGGGTTTGGGAATTTAACTTTGACCACTTTGTCTTCTGAGAGGTTAATGACTGAGCCACCAGCAGATTTCACGGCATCTTCAACGCCAGTTTTCTTAAATGCTGTCCAGCAGGGATAGTTGAACCCGTTAGATTCCCCAACGATGACTTCACTGTTGCCATCACGGAGAAAACCGATTAAGTCATGCATCAATTCGGGACTGGTTACGACACCTGGAAGGTATTCGGGGTGGCTTAGGTTGGGTTTAATGTAGATTTTCTTTTTGCCCCACAAGCCCGCGTTTGATACTGCCTCTTTCAAAATGCCGCTTATGTCCTCGCCTGCACGGTATATCTTGACGGTGTGGTTAGGTGCCATTTTGGATTTTCACTCCGTTAAGGCATCCGGGGTCACCATTTAAGGTGTCTCCGTCATGATAAGCAGCGCTGCGGGCGCGGCATCCTCCGCAAATGTACTTGTATTGGCATTTGCCACATGAGCCTTTAAGGTTAGCTCGGTTTCGGAAAGCATTAAACAATGGCGCATTGAGCCAGACGTCCCGGAACTTCTCTGCTTTGAGATTGCCAACGCTGACGGGCAGAAACACGCATGGATGCACGTCACCTTGCGGGGAAATGCTGCAGTACAATCTACCAGCACCGCATCCGCCAATGAATTCACCTAATGGAACAGCTTTTTTGGTGACCTTGACAGTTTGTATGTGCGCCAAAGCCAACGTGACTTCACCTGTACCCTCTGGACCCTGACACTGCAACGCGACACGTGCCAGTTGTGGTGCCGTGGCAAGAATTGTGGTTTTGCAACCTGCTGACATACGATTCATCAGATAGCGCATTACATCTTCACGTTCTTTGGCGGAGAGGTCTTGGTCTTGGTGTTCTTTGCCACGTCCTGTTGGGATGAAGTTGAAGTACGTGAAGCGCTCCACATGCATTTGCTCAGCCAAGTCAATAATCGCTGGCAACTCGGCCATGTTATTCTTGCCCACTGTGGTAGCGATGCAGGTGCAGATGTCGGCTTCAACGCAGTTTTTGAGCCCTACAATTGCCTTCTCAAAAGCGCCGGGGACTCCGCGGAAGTCATCGTGGGTTTTGGCTGTTGCTCCGTCTATGCTTATGTCTATGTAGTTTACTTTGGCGTCTTTGATTTTCTGCACATTCTCTTTTGTGAGCAGGGTGCCGTTTGATGCAAGCGAAACGTAGAGCCCCCTGTCAGCTGCGTGCCGTGCAACCTCAAAGAAGTCTTTGCGCGTTAAGGGTTCACCGCCGCTAAACGCTAACGCTGTCACGTGCGCATCAGCAAGCTGATCCACAACCGCTAATGCCTGCTCCGTTGTCAACTCATTCTCTTCTACGGCGCCGCTGTTACTGGAGCAGTGCTTGCATCGCAAATTGCATTTGTGAGTGAAATCCCAAACAACAAGGAAAGGCGCAACCAGCGACATGGGCTTTTTTATGCCAAAATACGTGAAAGACTCAACCAGGTTCAGAACGGCGTTGCGTGCGTAGCGGTCGGTTAGTAGTTGAGCAACTTTTTGTCGCTTAAAACCCAAAGCACGCCTTAGAAACTCTACCCAGAAACATATAACTTGCGAGTAAAACTGTTTGCAACTGTCGCAGTGCTTGTCGGTTTTGCCTGCGTAATCGTCCAGTGCTGCTTCAAGAATGGTTCTGCCACAGGTGGGGCACACTTTGAGGGAGAGCTGGAGCATTTTTTTGGTCATAGGCAACGTTATCACTGCATTCCAAAAGGTATCGTGACTCAGTATACTCATGCAGATGCGCTCCCTGAAACAGCTTCAGAAAAAATAATGGCGGCAGGGCGATGTTAAATATTTCTGTTAAACCGCGTTAAATCCGCAGTCCAAAAAACCAGCTGGTAACAAGAATAATTGGCAATGCCACCAGCAAAATAAACAATAGGACAGATGCGTCACGGATTTTAAGTGCCCGATAAATGTGCGTTTCATTGAGCGGTTCAGAGGCGTCGCCGATGATGTAGATGCCTGGTTTTTCCAGTTCAACATTGAGGGCGCCTGCGATTGCTGCCATGGGCCAGCCGTGGTTGGTGCTAGGAACCTTTTTGGCGTCTCGGAACATGATTTTCCAAGTATTTTTTGCGCTACCACCCGCGAACGGCGCGGCAAGCATGATAAAGAACGCGGTTAGCCGCGACAAGGGGTAGTTTACGACTGTGTCTAGTTTTGCGGAGAACCAGCCAAGATTGATGCGTTCTTTGTCTTTGAACCCGACTGTGCCGTCGAGGATGTTGATGACTTTGAAAACCATCGCGCCTGTCACACCAAAGAAACTGTAGTAGAAAAGCGGCGACAGTTTGAAGTCGGTGAGGTTTTCCGCCATGGACTCAATTATGCCTGAGGCAATCTGCGGATTGGTTAAGCCCTCGGTTTTTCGCCGTGAAAACATGCCCACGCATTCCCTGCCCGTGGCTAAATCCCCCTTTTTCATCGCTTCTGCGGCTTGGGTAGCAATTTGGGTCTCCAGCTTAATACACATGGTCAGTTTTAAGAGGAAGGCACCCAGCAAAATGTAAACCAGAAAACTCAGCGCCAAACAGAAATACAAAACCAAAAACACTGGAATGGCAACAACTGCAATCGCAATTAACCCCAGCAATACTCCGTTGAATTGTTCGATTTTGGGGTTTTTGTTTTTGAATGCGGGCATGATTTTGAAGACAAACTTGTTTACCCAAACGGTCGGGTGCAGTGGAATGCGCCATTTCCACATGGGCTCGCCAAACGCTAAGTCAATAATCAGCGCCAGAACCATAACCATTAGCATTGCCGTTGAGATTTGGGTAAACAGGGAGAGTTCCATAGCAACCATTTCACGTTAAAGGTCAATATTTGGTTTTCCCGAAAAATGGGAACAAAAAAGAACTCAAGAAATCCGTATAATCATGCCGTCCTCTGAAACTGAGTAAAATGTGTCTTTGCCTGTTTGTATCATTTGAGAGGTGTCAAAATTTTTGTTATCAATTATCTTTTGGTTTTGGACCTCGCCATTTTGGTCAATTTGAACAATAATTGTCTGGTTAGCCTCTTGACTGGGCTGTGCAAAGAAAACGAAACCAGCATTAGCCTTAAAAATAGAATCTATTAAAACACCATTTCCCAAGTTACTGTAAGTTTTATTCCAGATCATTTTACCGTTGAAGTCTGTTTTGCAAGCCCAAGCTATAGACGGGGAATCCTGAGCGGTTGCACCTGCAAGAATATATCCATCAGAGCAGGAAACAACAGTGTTAATGTCTGTTCGAGAAGCTTTTGGGATGCTACAGTCTTTTTTCCAAACAAAATTGCCTTCGCTGTCTAATTTTTCAACACAACAAAATCGGGTATACCAAGGAGGATCAAGACTATCTCCACCAAAAACCACGTATTCATCGTTGGAAGTTTGAATTATCGAAGTTAGGTAATCACAATCATTTGTTTTATTCCACTGCAATTGTCCTTGACTATCAGTTTTGACAAGTAACACATGGCTTAAATGATAGTAATAACCGCTACCAGCTAACAGATATCCACCATCTTTTGTTTGCAGTAAACAAGTAAGGGATGCACTTTCTATGTAGTATTTTTCCTTTTGGTCAAAATTATATTCTTGTTTCCAGAGCATACTTCCTTGAGAGTCAAGTTTGATTAGGAAAAAACGAGTCCTGTTATATCCCGCTATTGTGTATCCGCCATCATTATTTTGAAGGGCACACTGTACCCACAAGAATGAGTATGTTTGGCTCCACTCAACATTACCTGAAGCGTCAGTTTTTATTGTAAATCCCCGATTTTGCGTACCGATAATTAGAAAGCCCCCGTCAGAAGTTTGGATAATGTTGCTACAACCTGAGGCGGGCAATTGTTTTTCCAATGTTACATCAAAAGGTTGGTTATCTGAATATTTTGGTTCAGGGATAACGCAAAAAAGAAGGAAAGCACTATTATTGCGGTTAACAAAATAGCTGCCAAATGCTTCTTTGAAAATCTTTTCGGAGTTTTAGCACTTGGCAATTCATCCATAAGGGTGAAAAGGAGTTTTTTATTCTTAAGGTTTGTCAATAAAACCCTTGGAAGAGTCTGCTGAGAGCAGAGGTTAAGGTTTCTGGGTTATTTTTTGAGACAGTAATTGCTCGGCAAGTTGCAACTCTTTTACGGTGTTGATGTTGACTGCGATTTCTGGCATGTCCAGCACCAGAATGTCTTGGTCGAGCCATTCGTCGCCGTAGCGTTTTCGTCCATCTATCACATTTATGCCTGTAGGCACGACCTGTTTGCCTTCGCAGTCAAAAGCGTAATCCTCACGCATCCCCAACTGCTTCTTAACATCCAACGAAACAGCCACCGTCAATGCAGGTTTGCCACAGACTTCATAGCGCTCAACAATTTTATCAAACACTTCACCCGTTAACAAAGGCAAGTCAGCTGCAACCGCCAAAAAAACGCCCAATCCCAGAGCATTCGCCGCATATCCCATGTCTGAAACGTAATCTTTGCCAGGGGTTTGAACGATTTTGACTGGATAGTTTTGGAGGTATTGCGCAGTTTTGGGGGTTGTTTGGCTTACGGCAACCACTATGGCTTCGATTTTTTTGGAGGCTTGCAGGGCTTCAAGCACATATTGGATTACGGGTTTGCCGCAGACATCGATTAGGGGTTTTTCCTGTTTAATTTCCATGCGGGTGCCTTTGCCGCCTGCCATAACCAGTGCTGTTACGCCCATAATATCACCGCCAGCAAAACCACTATACAAACCATTCTTGTTAGTTCATTGGTTGCGCCAAACACGTCGCCAGTTACACCGCGGAAATGCTTGTGCGCAATTGCAGTCATAACCAGGCTTGTTATGATTCCTGCGAGCACAACTAAAACACCTGTCCACCAAAGCAAAGGAACAGCAATAGCAAAAGAAATCACCAGCGCCGCAATCAAACGCCAACTGCCGCCATTACCATGCATAAACGAAAGAAAAGACGAGTTCATACCCTCGTGCACACTTTTTCCAGCCCAAGCCATAACCACCATAGCCAGTTTTGCAGAAACCTCAACAACCACAACCGCACCCACAATAAAGCCTAGCCGCAGTTGCCCAAAGGCTAAGGCAGAAACAAGAAAAGTCATAATTCCTAAGCATAAGCCGCCTGCGCCTGTGAATTTGTCGTGCATAACCTCGATTTTACGTTCAGGTGTACCGTGAACCATAACGCCGTCACCAAAATCCAGCAAGCCATCTGCATGATGCAAACCCGTAAGCAAAAGCAACAATCCGAGTACGAGAACACCCACCACAATAGCTGGCAAGACGTGAAGTGCAACCCAGCCAAATGCGCCTGCAATTATCCCAAGTAGGGCGCCGATTAGGGGGAATGCCCACATGTTTTTGGCGCAGTCCTCAAGGAAGTTTTCGTCCATGGATACTGGGAAAACGGTTAGGAACGCTAGGAGGTTTTTGAGTTGTCGAACTACCAAGCCATGTCACTTTATGCTCATTAATTGAGCATAGTTACGCTCTATCTCCTTAAGAAGTATATCCTTTGTGACTGCCCCGCCAGTTTTTGCCATAGCCGCAATCGAAGAACCACCAGCACCCACACCTTCCTTTACCAAGCCAGTCTCGTAAATACGCAAGCCCGGATACTGGGAAGGACCAAAATCAAGATCAGCCGCTATTACGGGAACATCGCTGAATTGTTTGATGATTCCGCAAATATCAGAGGTTTTATCCTGAGCCACCCAACGGGTCGTTCCAACCGCGACATTACAGAGGGCTTCGGGAGCTAATGCATTGATTACTGCTAATACAGCGGTCATTTGGGTTCCGCCCGCCATCAAAACTGGTCCTTGACGGGCACCGCCGATGACTAAGCCGGCCATGGCTGCCATCATGGGGTCACCAACGGCTGAAACTGCTTTGATGGGGTTGTTTTGAAGGCTGCCGAATTTTTCTCCTGCCGCTTTTAAGCCTGCCGCGACGACTTCAGCTTTGAGGTTGTGGGGATTTTCGGGGAGTGTACTGCTTACTTTGCCCTGTGCCTGCACGCCCAACGCGGTTAAAACGCCCAATGCAGTGGTTGTGCCGCCGGGTATGCTTTCGCCTATGATGAGGTAGTCTGCGGTTTTGGCGAGGTGTTCACCGATTATTTTTGCGCGTTCTATGACTTCTTCAACGTTGTCAACTGAGTCGCCGCTTCTGATGTCGCGTCCTGGACTGCCATTAACGTCGATAAAGGGAACTTGAGGTTTTACTTTGACACCACCATTAACAACCACAACAGGAATGTCCGCTATGTGCAATGCAGAGGTTGTTACGAGCGCGGGAGTTGGGATGCCATCGGGTGTGATTGGGACGCCTTGGATAGATTTGCATTTTCCCAACAGTAGTAGTTCAGCGTCTGCTGGAGGGGTGAAGTCTGTGAAGTCTGGGTTGGCGCCTGCCGCGGAGAGTCCGGGGATTTTGCCGGTTTCCGTGGTGGCTATTGTGCAGATGAAAAGAGGTTTTTTTCCGTTTATTTCGTCTAGGAATGCTTCTGCTTTGGGTTTGTTTTGTGCAATAATTATGTCTAGGTTACTTTTCATTTGTGGATTGGCCGTCCTTGGGCAATACTTTGAACCCTTTTATGTCCAAATACCCAAATCCGCCGGTAAGTTTGAATTTTTCGGTTCCCAAAATTTCAATGCTTTCTTTAAAGTTGGGACCATCATACACAAACGTGTGGTACTCACCGCCTTCTCCACAGGGGTCAACGTTGCCCAGTTTTAGGATGTCATCGTAGAATTTTTTGTCCAAAGTTTTCCCAAGCCATTCAACACCCAAAACGCTCAGGTTCGTGCGGATAACCATGGCTTTGAATCCTGCATTTATGTAGTCTAGGTAAATCTTTTTTGTGTCACCCAGCCACAGCGGCTTGATGGGTTTTAGGTCGAGTTCTTTGCAGACGCGTTCCAGCCAGCCTTCTTCGTGTCCAGCTACCTCGTATATGTCGCCTGTGACTAAGCCTTCTACGCCTTCGGTTTTGAGTTTTGTGAGGATTGCTTTGAAGTCTTTTTCGTAGGTTTCAGGTGAGGTTTTTACTTTTATGAGTGGGATTCCGATGGCGTTGGATTGGGCTTCAAGCATGTCTGCATTTATGAGGTGAAAGTTTGACTTTTCCTCGGTCATCATCATTGTTAAGATGTTAACTACTTCGTAACCTTGTTTTTGTGCTAAATATGCGGCAAAGCAACCGTCTTTTCCTCCGCTCCATGAAGCTACAACTTTCATTTGTTTTTCCTCCAGATTATTTCTGCAAACGCTTTTTCAGAAAAGAGGCATAAAATTGGCTGAACATCAAAAACGTGCGGTTCCCCTTTGATGGTTAGCAGGTTTTTCTGTAATGTTCTGCAAATCTTTTCACTCTTCCGATGGATGGTTTATCCAGTGTAATTCTAATAAGCCTTACGGTAAACACACGGCAAACCTTAAAACACACATCAGCACTAAAACGTGCGGTAAAAACCATGAAAAAGCCACTACCACCACTACTCATCTACCTTGAAAACAAAGGAATCACACTCCAAAGCCTAATCGACAGCGCACTAGAAATGTACGTGCCCCACCCCGGCGTAGAAACCGAACAAAAAGCAACCGAAATGCTAACTGAAGAATTCATTGACATCTGCGAAGACGTAAACATATCCACCCTCATCGTCGCAGCATTTCAAGCACAACAAGAAGCCGAAAACGAACGCATCCCAGGCCTTACCAAAGAACACTTCATGGGCAGACCAGGATTAGTGGCTGACGAACTCATCGGCATCGCAATCGCCAACTACATTGCAGGCGCAAAAGGAACCTTTGAGTTCGTCCGTTTTGACCAAGCTAAACCAGGAATCCTAAAAGAGTTGCCGCCATTAACTAATGATGCAATCGGTGCATTAGTTGCTGGTGCATCTTCAAACATTTACACAAGAGCAACAAGAAACCTCAAAAAATAACCCGTTTTTGACTGCAAAATTTGTCATTATGGACCTCCCCTCTATGGTTTCTGCAATGAATTTCTAATAGGAACCAAATAGACTATTTGACCTCTTCCTATCATTTCTGCATACCTTGACTAATAGGCTCCAAATAGGCATGTTGACCAATCAGAAGCCTGTCATCTATCCAGGACACCTTTCTCTAAAAGTAGGTGGGTGTTATGTTTAGATGCTGATTTGGAACATCAATCGCTCCACAAGTTCTTTGTAACGGTTTCTAATCGTGACCTCAGTTACCTGTGCTATTTCTGCAATTTCCCGTTGAGTCTTCCGCTCACCCGTCAGCACTGATGCAACGTAGCTTGCCGCGGCTGCGATTCCTGTTGGTCCGCGTCCAGAGGTGAGTTTGATTTCTTTGGCGGAAACTAGGATTTTGTGGGCGATTTCTTCGACTTTTCCTTGCATGGTGAGTTGGTTTGAGAATTTGGTGATGTACTGGCTTGGGCGCAACGGTGGAATGGTGAAGTTTAATTCTTTTATTAGGAAACGGTAGCTTCTGCCGATTTCTTTTTTGCTAACAGTTGATGCCTGAGAAATCTCATCCAATGTTCTTGGTAAACCGCATTGTCTGCATGCCAAATATATGGCTGCTGATGTGACGCCTTGGATGGATCTGCCTCGGATTAGTCGTTCTTTGACTGCTTTGCGGTAAATTACAGAGGCTGTTTCAAGAATATTTTTTGGCAAGTTAATATTGTTGGAAATCTTTGAAATTTCGGAGAGGGCAAAGGCCAAGTTTCGCTCAGTTGCATCCGAAACCCTGATACGCCGCTGCCACTTCCGCAAACGGTACACCTGAGCTTTTTGCCCAGGCGAGAGGCTTTTGCCGTAAACGTCTCGGTCATGCCAATCAATAGTTGTGGATAACCCCTTATCATGAATTGTGTAGGTTAACGGTGCGCCAACGCGGGTTCGTTTTGAGCGTTGCTCATCATCAAAAGCTCGCCATTCAGGTCCACGATCAGCAATTTTCTGCTGAACAACCATGCCGCAGTCCATGCATACAACTTCAGCGGCTTCAGAATCATGCATAAGTCTGGTGCTTCCACATTCTGGACAGACCCGTGTTTTTGGGGTTTCTGCTGGGGGTGTGGCTGGATCTTTGTTGGCTTCATTTAATTTGCTGTTTTTCATCATTCTCTTTTGCCTCTTTTGCCTTTCGAGAGAAGCAAGTACAATTGTTTGTTAGCCAGCTTAGCGGGATCACTAATGGTTGGTTTAACAACTGCATAAGGCGAAGAGACTGAGCCAATTATGTCAAAAATTTTTCCGACAACTTTGAGGTTATCATTGACAACTTCTAAGCCAATTTTCGGGGCAGTGTCTGCTTTAACAATGAGATTGTTTGATGGAGTGATCTTTTGCACTCTACCTAATCTTTGCAAACCCATGCCCCTCTCGAAAAACAGTTAGGTCAACGTAAAACTCTATTTAAAGTTTTCTAGAAGTCTCATTTTTGTAGCAGTAAATATTTGTCTTTATAGTGGAAAGCTTATTAATGAGAAGTGTCGATTAGACTGTGCCTTAAAGGGTGAGGCTATAAAAAATGTCAAAACCATTCTATGTAAAATATGAAATGCCCAAAGAAATCGTGGATGCAGCCTATGAAGCCCTAACAATTGCTTCAAAATCAGGCACAGTTAGGAAAGGTACCAACGAGGCAACAAAAGCTGTTGAACGTACACAAGCAAAACTTGTAGTAATTGCAGAAGATGTTGACCCCCCAGAAGTAATAGCGCACCTACCACTTCTCTGTGAAGAACGAAAAATTCCATACGTATTTGTACCAAACAAAGACCAACTTGGCAAAGCAATCGGCATCGATGTTCCATGCGCTTCAGCATGCATACTTAGGGAAGGAGAAGCTTCAGGCTTAATCAAAGAAATCATTACGCGGATAGACCAGGTTAAACGAGGTACTCAGTAATGAGTGCTAAGGATGCAAAGGCGGTAAGTCAAGACGCACTTATCCCTTCTGAAGTAATTCAAGTTATTGGACGCACTGGCGTCACTGGTGAAATTACTCAGGTCAGAGTTCGCATCATGGAAGGCAAAGACAAAGGCAGAATCATCACGCGCAACGTAAAAGGGCCAGTTCGGGTTCAAGACATATTGATGCTACGCGAAACAGAACGAGAAGCAAAGAAAATCACGAGATAAAACAGCCAAGGAGAAAAATGGTCATGCCAAAAGCAAGAAAATGTTCATTTTGCGGTAACGATTTCCAACCGGGCACCGGCATGATGTACGTTAAAAACGACGGGTCTATTTTGTGGTTCTGCACAAGTAAATGCAAGAAAAGCAGTTTACAGTTCCGCAGAGACGCAAGAAAACTAAAATGGACTCAGTACTTCGGTAAAGAAGAAAAGGGCAAAGCCTAACTAAATCATGCATTTCTAACCCATTTTTTCATTTTTTTGATTTGCTTAGTGTACTGTTTTTATTCTAAATTCGACTGAAACTTTATTTGCAAAACTGCCAAACAAGGTGTTTGGTGTAAGTGTGCCAGTTTTCTTTACCAAGAAAGAATACTTCCAAGCGATAAAGGAAGGGAAAAAAACTATCGATGTCCGTAGAGGCAGACCTTTGCAAGGCGGCACAGCCGTTTTCCTATCGGGTCCCCATAAACTGCGGATGAAGATTGTTGGGCTGGAAACTGGCAAACTTGCTGACCTTATCAGGGAGGATAATTTTAGGTTGATTGTTCCTTGGGCGGGTTCTTTGAGGGATGTGTTGTCAGTTTTGAATTTGCTTTATTTTGGTGTTGATGGTGATTTTACGGCTTATCATGTTGCTTTTTTTGCGGATTCTGGAAAATCGGAAATGTCTGGTGATATTTGATAATTTTTAGGTAAAAATTTACGTAAAACGTAATTTAAGTAAAAAAAACGCAAAAGACTTAAATACTTCTGTGGTGTGTACCTTTTTCCGGAAGGACTTAAAAATGACCGGATTCAGCGGATGTTATACTGCATTAATGACACCCCTAACCAATAATAACCAAGTAGACTACGAAGGACTGCGCCGCCTAGTAGAATTTCAAGTAAAAGAAGGCGTAAGTGGCATACTTGCAGTTGGAACAACTGGCGAGAGCCCAACTCTTGACTGGAATGAACACAGCAAAGTTATCGAAAAAGTAAATGAGTACAGTGGTAGCAAAGCCATAACCATTGCGGGAACAGGAAGCAACTCAACACAGGAAGCCATCGAAGGCACCGCACACGCCTACGAACACGGCATAACCAGTGTCCTGCTGGTTGACCCCTACTATAATGGACCAAGCTCAATGGAAATACGCAGAGAATACATTGAACCAATAGCCCGCCAATTCCCTGAAGTCCAAGTTATACCATACATCATCCCTGGAAGACCAGGAACTCAACTATTACCCCAAGACCTCGCCATTTTGCACAGTCAATATCCAAATGTACGCTGTGTAAAGGAGGCAACAGGAGACTTCAAGAACATGGAATTAATCAGGAAGTTTTGTGGCGAAAACTTTGATATCCTCTCAGGTGATGATGAAAAAACACTAACTATGATGGTTTCACCCGACATTGCAGCAAGCGGCACAGTTTCAGTTACATCAAACATTGCCCCCCGTGCAGTTTCTAACATGACCCGTTATGCTCTTGACGGTAACACCCAAGCCGCCAACAGCTTGGCATCAGCACTTCAGCCACTATTTGACATTGTAACCGTTAAGACCCAAGAGCAAACTCCTTATGGTCCAGTTACATGCAAAGCCCGCAACCCCTTACCTTACAAAACTTTAATGAACATTTTAGGTATGCCCTCTGGACCCTGCAGGCAACCCTTAGGCAAGATGGCTCGCAGCGGAATAGATGCTGTTGTAGCGGCTACAAGAAAGGTCTGGGAAACTAACCCTGCAATTCTTCAACCTGTAGCTGACTTCTTTGATGTTAACCTAAAGGATAGGCTATATAACCCTGTTTATCTTGAAGGCTTATACTATGCTTAAGTTGTGTGTTGCTGGCGTTGCTGGTCGAATGGGCCAGGCAATAATAGAGGAAGCCACTGCAAAGGGACACGTGATAGCTGGCGCTGTAGAATCTTCCTGTGCCTCCTGTGTAGGAAAAACTTTGCGGGAAGCCCGAATCTGCAACTCGGACACCGTAATCCAAAGCTCAGACGATATTGCTCAAGCCGTTGAGCCCGCAGATGTTTACATAAGTTTCACCCTGCCAAATGCCGAATTAGTTAATGTTCCAATTGTCGCAGGCTTAGATAAACGAATAATCTTGGGCACTACAGGTTTTAGCTCTGCAGAAAACCAGCAGATAATTACTACTCTCTCTAAGGTTCCCTCAGTTTTCTCACCAAACTTTAGTGTAGGCGTCAATATCCTCTTCAAACTCGCCGAGCAACTGGGTGCTTTTCCAGCAGGCTACGATTTTAGTCTAAGCGAGATTCATCACGCAGGCAAAAAAGACGCGCCAAGCGGAACCTCCAAGCACATAGAAGAAATCCTTACCAAGGCACGCGGTTACAAAAAGACTGTTTACGGCAGAGAAGGCACCAGCCCACGTCACCCTGACGAGCTTGAATCCGTCGCGTTACGCGCAGGGGGCGTCCCCGGAGTTCATGATGTTATCGTTGCTGGACCATACGAGATGCTAAAGATTGAGCATACAGCGTTTTCAAGAAGCGTGTTTGCTCAGGGTGCGGTGGTTGCGGCAGAATGGATTAGCAGGCAAACTCAGCCTAAAGTGTACAGTATGGCTGATGTTTTAGGTCTTTGCTAGGTAAAAGCTATGAGTGCTGGTGTGTTAAAGTTTTTATCGAAGTATAGTAACTAAACTTGAGGCACGGAATGATAAGCAATGAGTAATAAGCGAAAAGTAGCCATTTTAGCCGCGACAGGAGCAGTAGGACAACGATTCATACAGCTACTGCAAGGGCACCCCTGGTTTGAAGTTAGCGTGCTAGCCGCATCAGACCGCTCCGCAGGCAAAACGTACGGCGACGCTGTCAATTGGCTAATGGAAACAGAACTGCCAAAAAACATCGCAGAAATGACAGTGGTAAA
This region of Candidatus Bathyarchaeota archaeon genomic DNA includes:
- a CDS encoding DUF362 domain-containing protein, whose product is MAPNHTVKIYRAGEDISGILKEAVSNAGLWGKKKIYIKPNLSHPEYLPGVVTSPELMHDLIGFLRDGNSEVIVGESNGFNYPCWTAFKKTGVEDAVKSAGGSVINLSEDKVVKVKFPNPTALKELYLPKTILDADAVVDLPLMKTHEFAAYSGALKNLFGCIPSNRRIYLHPYLPEVFYRLYTTFKPALTIMDARTAIEGNGPTKGNPVQMGLILTGNDAFATDIVATKIMKLNWKETYLGYVAKKVGMQDTDIKTEGLTIESVARRFEPPRIDLPVKAQMIIYQHEYLTKFLFCSLDVVKLFQKVTVAYRGKPVEIG
- a CDS encoding radical SAM protein is translated as MSILSHDTFWNAVITLPMTKKMLQLSLKVCPTCGRTILEAALDDYAGKTDKHCDSCKQFYSQVICFWVEFLRRALGFKRQKVAQLLTDRYARNAVLNLVESFTYFGIKKPMSLVAPFLVVWDFTHKCNLRCKHCSSNSGAVEENELTTEQALAVVDQLADAHVTALAFSGGEPLTRKDFFEVARHAADRGLYVSLASNGTLLTKENVQKIKDAKVNYIDISIDGATAKTHDDFRGVPGAFEKAIVGLKNCVEADICTCIATTVGKNNMAELPAIIDLAEQMHVERFTYFNFIPTGRGKEHQDQDLSAKEREDVMRYLMNRMSAGCKTTILATAPQLARVALQCQGPEGTGEVTLALAHIQTVKVTKKAVPLGEFIGGCGAGRLYCSISPQGDVHPCVFLPVSVGNLKAEKFRDVWLNAPLFNAFRNRANLKGSCGKCQYKYICGGCRARSAAYHDGDTLNGDPGCLNGVKIQNGT
- a CDS encoding cobalamin biosynthesis protein; the protein is MELSLFTQISTAMLMVMVLALIIDLAFGEPMWKWRIPLHPTVWVNKFVFKIMPAFKNKNPKIEQFNGVLLGLIAIAVVAIPVFLVLYFCLALSFLVYILLGAFLLKLTMCIKLETQIATQAAEAMKKGDLATGRECVGMFSRRKTEGLTNPQIASGIIESMAENLTDFKLSPLFYYSFFGVTGAMVFKVINILDGTVGFKDKERINLGWFSAKLDTVVNYPLSRLTAFFIMLAAPFAGGSAKNTWKIMFRDAKKVPSTNHGWPMAAIAGALNVELEKPGIYIIGDASEPLNETHIYRALKIRDASVLLFILLVALPIILVTSWFFGLRI
- a CDS encoding NTP transferase domain-containing protein, which translates into the protein MGVTALVMAGGKGTRMEIKQEKPLIDVCGKPVIQYVLEALQASKKIEAIVVAVSQTTPKTAQYLQNYPVKIVQTPGKDYVSDMGYAANALGLGVFLAVAADLPLLTGEVFDKIVERYEVCGKPALTVAVSLDVKKQLGMREDYAFDCEGKQVVPTGINVIDGRKRYGDEWLDQDILVLDMPEIAVNINTVKELQLAEQLLSQKITQKP
- the cobS gene encoding adenosylcobinamide-GDP ribazoletransferase — protein: MVVRQLKNLLAFLTVFPVSMDENFLEDCAKNMWAFPLIGALLGIIAGAFGWVALHVLPAIVVGVLVLGLLLLLTGLHHADGLLDFGDGVMVHGTPERKIEVMHDKFTGAGGLCLGIMTFLVSALAFGQLRLGFIVGAVVVVEVSAKLAMVVMAWAGKSVHEGMNSSFLSFMHGNGGSWRLIAALVISFAIAVPLLWWTGVLVVLAGIITSLVMTAIAHKHFRGVTGDVFGATNELTRMVCIVVLLAVILWA
- a CDS encoding TIGR00303 family protein; its protein translation is MKSNLDIIIAQNKPKAEAFLDEINGKKPLFICTIATTETGKIPGLSAAGANPDFTDFTPPADAELLLLGKCKSIQGVPITPDGIPTPALVTTSALHIADIPVVVVNGGVKVKPQVPFIDVNGSPGRDIRSGDSVDNVEEVIERAKIIGEHLAKTADYLIIGESIPGGTTTALGVLTALGVQAQGKVSSTLPENPHNLKAEVVAAGLKAAGEKFGSLQNNPIKAVSAVGDPMMAAMAGLVIGGARQGPVLMAGGTQMTAVLAVINALAPEALCNVAVGTTRWVAQDKTSDICGIIKQFSDVPVIAADLDFGPSQYPGLRIYETGLVKEGVGAGGSSIAAMAKTGGAVTKDILLKEIERNYAQLMSIK